In one Diceros bicornis minor isolate mBicDic1 chromosome 2, mDicBic1.mat.cur, whole genome shotgun sequence genomic region, the following are encoded:
- the ZNF501 gene encoding zinc finger protein 501, producing the protein MSSSQISLQMKHQRLNTQKKPSKCGKCGKFFTQRSSLTQHQRIHTGEKPYVCSECGTCFRKQSNLTQHLRIHTGEKPYTCNECDKAFQTKAILVQHLRIHTGEKPYKCNECGKAFCQSPSLIKHLRIHTGEKPYKCSECGKAFSQSICLARHQRSHSGDKPYKCKECGKAFNQSACLMQHQRIHSGEKPYKCMECGKAFTQNSSLIEHERTHTGEKLYKCSECEKTFRKQAHLSEHYRIHTGEKPYECIECEKSFRHSSALVRHQRLHAGE; encoded by the coding sequence ATGAGTTCAAGCCAGATTTCATTGCAAATGAAACATCAGAGACTTAACACACAGAAGAAACCTTCAAAGTGTGGCAAATGTGGAAAATTCTTCACTCAGAGATCATCTCTTACCCAGCATCAGAGGATTCACACGGGAGAGAAGCCCTACGTGTGTAGTGAATGTGGAACTTGTTTCCGTAAACAGTCAAATCTTACTCAACATCTGAGGATTCATACGGGAGAGAAACCTTATACATGTAACGAATGTGACAAAGCCTTTCAGACAAAAGCAATCCTTGTCCAGCATctgagaattcatactggagaaaaaccctataaaTGCAACGAATGTGGCAAAGCCTTTTGTCAGAGTCCATCCCTTATTAAACACCTgcgaattcatactggagagaaaccatataaatGCTCTGAATGTGGCAAAGCCTTCAGTCAGAGCATATGCCTTGCTCGTCATCAGAGAAGTCATTCTGGAGATAAACCTTATAAGTGCAAAgagtgtgggaaagcctttaatCAGAGTGCATGCCTCATGCAGCATCAGAGAATCCATTCAGGAGAGAAACCCTACAAATGTAtggaatgtggaaaagccttcacTCAGAACTCTTCCCTCATAGAACATgagagaactcacactggagagaaactttACAAGTGTAGTGAGTGTGAAAAAACTTTCCGCAAGCAAGCACACCTTAGTGAACATtacagaattcatactggagaaaaaccttatgaatgtattgaatgtgaGAAATCCTTTAGGCACAGTTCAGCGCTTGTTCGACATCAGAGGCTTCATGCTGGAGAATAA
- the ZNF502 gene encoding zinc finger protein 502 yields the protein MLNMQAGEEREIGREICPGWVNKPASEQDVSVIASPGMVAKRLQEDEYQDSTFEEKYACDSMKGNPPREVPGPLLFQERGFGGITFIHKEVPPEMTGQEYHFEKSLLLTSSLVTHLRVSTEESLHQWETSSLLTNEISDQSKCPTLSTQKKSWQCNECGKTFTQSSSLTQHQRTHTGERPYACKECGKAFSRSSFLVQHQRIHSGVKPYGCEQCGKTFRCRSFLTQHHRIHTGEKPYKCNECGSSFRNHSHLTEHQRIHTGEKPYKCNRCGKAFNQNTHLIHHQRIHTGEKPYLCNECGSSFRKHSNLTQHQRIHTGEKPHKCDECGKTFQTKANLSQHQRIHTGEKPYKCKECGKAFCQSPSLIKHQRIHTGEKPYKCKECGKAFTQSTPLTKHQRIHTGERPYKCSECGKAFIQSICLIRHQRSHTGEKPYKCSECGKGFNQNTCLTQHMRIHTGEKPYKCKECGKAFAHSSSLTEHYRTHTGEKLYKCSECEKTFRKYAHLSEHYRIHTGEKPYECIECGKFFRHSSVLFRHQKLHSGE from the coding sequence GTTGGGTGAACAAGCCTGCTTCAGAGCAGGATGTCTCTGTAATTGCTTCACCAGGGATGGTAGCAAAGAGACTCCAAGAGGATGAATACCAGGATTCtacatttgaagaaaaatatgcATGTGATAGCATGAAGGGAAACCCTCCCAGAGAGGTTCCTGGGCCACTCCTTTTCCAGGAAAGAGGTTTTGGAGGAATAACTTTCATCCACAAGGAAGTACCTCCTGAAATGACTGGCCAAGAATATCATTTTGAGAAAAGCTTGCTTTTGACCTCAAGCCTTGTTACACATCTCAGGGTTTCTACAGAAGAAAGCCTACATCAGTGGGAGACAAGTAGCTTACTCACCAATGAGATTTCAGACCAAAGTAAGTGTCCAACCCTCTCCACACAGAAAAAGTCTTGGCAGTGTAACGAATGTGGAAAAACTTTTACTCAGAGCTCATCCCTTACCCAGCATcagagaactcatactggagagagaCCCTATgcatgtaaggaatgtgggaaagcctttagtcGTAGTTCATTCCTTGTtcaacatcagagaattcacagtGGAGTGAAACCATATGGATGTGAGCAATGTGGGAAAACATTTCGATGTCGATCATTTCTTACTCAGCATCACAgaatccacactggagagaaaccttataaatgtaatgaatgtgggagtTCTTTCCGCAATCATTCACATCTCACTGAACATCAGAggattcacactggagagaaaccttataaatGTAATAGATGTGGGAAGGCATTCAATCAGAACACTCACCTCATTcatcatcagagaattcacactggtgAGAAACCTTATTTATGCAATGAATGTGGCTCTTCTTTTCGCAAACACTCAAATCTTACACAACATCAGAGAATCCACACTGGGGAAAAACCCCATAAATGTGATGAATGTGGGAAAACTTTCCAAacaaaggcaaacctctctcagcatcagagaattcatactggagaaaaaccctataaatgtaaggaatgtggcaaAGCTTTTTGTCAGAGTCCTTCCCTTATTAAACACCAgcgaattcatactggagaaaaaccctataaatgtaaggaatgtggcaaAGCTTTTACTCAGAGCACCCCCCTCACTaagcatcagagaattcatacaggGGAGAGACCCTACAAATGCAGTGAATGTGGTAAAGCCTTCATTCAGAGCATTTGCCTTATTCGGCATCAGAGAagtcacactggagaaaaaccctataaatgcagtgaatgtgggaagggCTTTAATCAGAATACCTGCCTCACTCAGCATatgagaattcatactggagagaagccCTATAAATGTAAAgagtgtgggaaagcctttgcTCACAGCTCATCTCTTACTGAACATTATAGAACTCACACTGGTGAGAAGCTCTATAAATGTAGTGAGTGTGAGAAAACCTTCCGCAAGTATGCACACCTTAGTGAACATTACAGGATTCACACTGGTGAGAAGCCTTATGAATGCATtgaatgtggaaaattcttcAGACATAGTTCAGTCCTTTTCAGACATCAGAAACTTCACAGTGGTGAATAA